DNA sequence from the Trueperaceae bacterium genome:
GGGGCGGCCTTGGCGAAGGCGTTGCCGGAGTCGCCGTAGGCGACGAAGTAGAACGGCCCGGCGGCGTCGAGGACCTGGTCGTCGACGGCGAGGAAGTTGTGGCGTTGCTGGGCGTGCCCGGTCGCCGCGAGCGCGAGGCTCGCCGCAGCGAGGAGGGTCACGCCGACGCGGAGGGCGTGCGCCGCGGAGCGGCGCCAGGGGGCCGTCGTCACGTGGGGCACGGTATCACGCGGTCGGGGGTCGCCCGGCGCGTCAGGGGGTGGTGCGGGGGTCGTCGTCGTCGGGCGTCGCGTCGTCCTCGGCCGCCTCGGGGGCATCCGTTTCGGCGTCCGCGTCGGCGTCCGGTGCGGCGTCCGCGTCGTCGGGCGCCGGGGCGTCGTCCGGGGCCTCGTCGCTCGGGGGCGCGTCGGAGCTCGCGTCGTCCGTCACCGGGCCGTCCGCCGCCGCGTCGCCCGGTGCGTCGTCGGGCGCCCGGTCGTCGGTCGGGGTGGGCGCCGGGCTCGTTGCCGGGTCGCCGATCCCCGCAGGGGGCGCGTCGTCCGGCGTCGGTTCGGCGAGGGGGCGCGGCCCGAGGCCGGGGAGGGTGACGGGTTCGCTGCCGCCGTCGAGGCGGCGGCGCAGCTCCTCCTCGCCGACGAGGCGGTACGCCCCGTCCTCGAGGTGGTCGTAGACGTCCTTGTAGGCCTTCGTGAGGGCGTCGACGCGTTTCGCGGTTTCGGCGTAGTGGGCGGCGACGTCGCGCTTGTAGGTCTCGAGTTCCTCTTTGAGGTGCGCGGCGCTGCGCCCGCCGCCGGCCTGCCGCGTCGCGAACCAGGTGATGAGCCCCCCGAGCAGCAGCCCCGCGGCGAGGGCGGCGGCGAGGAGCGCGGAGAGGTCGATCTCCATACGTGGAGGGTAGCAGAGGGGCTGCGCGTCGCCTGGGTTCCGGCTCGCGTTTCGGGAGGGCGGACGCGGGACGCCCACCCCCTTGACGCCTTAGGAATTAAGGTAGTAGGCTCGTAGGCATCCGCGGGGGTTCGCCCCCGACGTTGAGAGGCGGTGACGCGACGTGCCCATCTTCGATCTGTTCCTCGTCTTCTTCGCGATCGGGGCGGTCGCCGCGCTCGCCGCCGGCCTGTCCGACCTCCTCGCCGCGCACGTCGCGCCCCGCGTCGCCCGGCACGGCAGGGCGCCGTCCGACCCGCGCGCCGTCGCGCTGCTGCGCGCCGTCCTCGCCCCCTTCGGCGTCGACGACGCACCCACCCCGGCGCCCGCGCGCCCGACGGCGGGCCGCGCGGAGGCCCGCCCGGCCGGCGACGGCCCGGTCGTGCAGCCGGCGCTGTTCCCCCTGCCGGTCCGGACGCGGGCCGCGACCGACGCGCCGCACCGCACCCCCGCACGCCGCACCCCGACGCGCACCACGCACGCCGCCTGACCCCTCACGACTCCCGCGCCGCCGCGTCCTCGCCGCCCTCCGGGGCGGCGGACTCGTGGGTGGGGGCCCGCCCCCCGGGCTCGGTGGCGCGCGCCGCCTCGATCCGTTTCGCGAGGCGCGCGACGTCCCGCTCGAGCGCCTCCGCGTCGGGCGGGGGGAGGTCGCGGACCTGCGCCTCGAAGGCCGCGCGGGCGGCATCCGCCGCCGCGACGTCGCCCCGCCGCAGCGACGCCTCCACCCAATCGCGGGTCGCGACCGCCCGCTCCCGCGGGCCGACGTCGAGGCCGGTGACGTGGGCGTACAGGCCGTGCATCTCCTCGAGCGAACCGGTCCAGCTCGCGACGTCCGCCGCCGCCAACGCGTGCGC
Encoded proteins:
- a CDS encoding DUF1043 family protein, with product MEIDLSALLAAALAAGLLLGGLITWFATRQAGGGRSAAHLKEELETYKRDVAAHYAETAKRVDALTKAYKDVYDHLEDGAYRLVGEEELRRRLDGGSEPVTLPGLGPRPLAEPTPDDAPPAGIGDPATSPAPTPTDDRAPDDAPGDAAADGPVTDDASSDAPPSDEAPDDAPAPDDADAAPDADADAETDAPEAAEDDATPDDDDPRTTP